One Pecten maximus chromosome 7, xPecMax1.1, whole genome shotgun sequence genomic window carries:
- the LOC117330521 gene encoding probable 28S ribosomal protein S25, mitochondrial, with protein sequence MPFMKGRAAMRRTLRYLQSKPLFLKDEVKVLTVHYNNGQVASKGAYDFVFWHLPQLQYCNPAVQIVTFKNMTPSPFFQFYFQNGETMLMDLDSASREEITNHLQNTICKSRQALEKMRKEEQAKDNQANFGYSCSRWCICEMPGQVPCPGWVTLPKEMRGKYKNKDSD encoded by the exons ATGCCGTTCATGAAGGGAAGAGCCGCTATGCGGCGAACGTTGAGATACTTGCAGTCGAAACCGTTGTTTTTGAAGGATGAAGTGAAGGTTTTGACTGTGCATTATAACAACGGACAGGTTGCCAGTAAAGGCGCATA TGATTTTGTATTTTGGCATCTACCACAACTACAGTACTGCAATCCTGCTGTTCAGATAGTCACCTTCAAAAATATGACACCATCCCCATTCTTTCAATTTTACTTTC aaaaTGGAGAGACGATGTTGATGGATCTAGATTCTGCATCCCGGGAAGAGATAACGAATCACTTACAGAATACTATTTGTAAATCCAG GCAAGCCCTGGAGAAGATGAGGAAGGAGGAGCAAGCTAAAGACAACCAGGCCAACTTTGGGTACTCATGTTCCCGATGGTGTATCTGTGAGATGCCTGGTCAGGTCCCCTGTCCAGGCTGGGTAACACTTCCCAAAGAAATGCGTGGCAAATACAAAAACAAGGACAGTGATTAG